In the Helianthus annuus cultivar XRQ/B chromosome 11, HanXRQr2.0-SUNRISE, whole genome shotgun sequence genome, one interval contains:
- the LOC110890924 gene encoding putative receptor-like protein kinase At3g47110 — protein sequence MKSQTITQPPDALATWDPNTSPCNWTRVSCGDHGQRVVDVDLSGLGISGPVNPHIGNLSFLRTLQLQENQFQGIIPETITNLLRLRILNISFNSIQGAIPANISRCMKLRIVDFMQNKLSGSIPEDLTLLVNLQILNLAGNHLSGSIPPSIGNLSSLLTLKLGTNTLSGPIPGDLSRLVNLKNLDLTINNLTGIVPPSIYNMSSLETLAVASNDLGGDIPYNVGDTLPNLQIFNFCINKFTGTIPGSLHNLTKIRGIRMAHNRLHGTVPPGLGNLPELEMYNMLASRT from the coding sequence ATGAAATCTCAAACAATCACCCAGCCCCCAGATGCTTTAGCTACATGGGATCCAAACACATCCCCATGCAACTGGACCCGGGTTTCATGTGGTGATCATGGCCAAAGGGTTGTAGATGTTGACCTCTCTGGCCTTGGGATATCCGGTCCAGTTAATCCCCATATCGGGAACTTGTCTTTTCTAAGAACACTTCAACTCCAAGAAAACCAGTTTCAGGGTATAATTCCTGAAACAATCACCAATCTTTTACGCCTACGAATCCTTAACATAAGTTTTAATAGCATCCAAGGCGCCATTCCAGCAAACATAAGCCGTtgcatgaagctaaggattgttgATTTCATGCAAAACAAACTATCAGGTTCTATTCCTGAAGATCTCACTCTACTTGTGAATCTTCAAATTCTGAACTTGGCAGGAAACCATCTTTCTGGTTCAATTCCACCTTCCATTGGTAACCTTTCTTCATTGTTAACTTTGAAATTGGGAACCAATACACTTAGTGGCCCGATTCCTGGAGACTTGTCTCGTCTCGTGAACCTAAAGAATCTTGATCTCACCATTAATAATCTTACTGGCATTGTTCCACCATCGATTTACAACATGTCTTCACTCGAGACTCTAGCGGTGGCTTCTAATGATTTGGGGGGTGATATACCTTACAACGTTGGGGATACACTCCcaaatcttcaaattttcaactTTTGCATTAATAAATTCACAGGTACCATTCCTGGTTCGTTGCACAATTTAACAAAAATAAGAGGCATCCGAATGGCACATAACAGATTGCACGGGACAGTACCACCAGGACTTGGGAACCTCCCTGAGTTAGAAATGTATAATATGTTGGCCTCCAGAACTTGA
- the LOC110888700 gene encoding putative receptor-like protein kinase At3g47110, with translation MKSKTITQPPDALATWDPNTSPCNWTRVSCGDHGQRVVDVDLSGLGISGPVNPHIGNLSFLRTLQLQENQFQGIIPETITNLLRLRILNISFNSIQGAIPANISRCMKLRIVDFMQNKLSGSIPEDLTLLVNLQILNLAGNHLSGSIPPSIGNLLYSQGEGLGFLNSLANSTKLDFLAIDGNGFDGAIPEFIGNLSKKLRMLYMGSNQIFGIIPPSIMQLQGLALLNLSFNTISGEIPSEVGQLEGLQELVLGKNRLTSNIPNSLGNLRKLGKIDLSSNELEGSIPTSFKAFEGLTYMDLSMNKLNGSIRREVLDLPSLTTILNLSSNSLTGSLPEDIGNLERVVTIDLSNNRLSGNIPNSIQNCKSLEQLIISENSFSGNIPNGLGEINGLTTLDLSSNEHSGSIPLNLQNLKALQFLNLSFNNLEGNVPSNGIFSNLTRVHVEGNPKLCYDSKCRRSDTNKLVMILGAATASVLLVLISIALFFYFRRTAAKATNTSSDSYKGKHYMVTYDQLRTATRNFHEDSLIGRGSFGSVYKGCLDLEGRPQEIAVKTLDVETTGSIPSFLAECAALRLLRHRNLVKLITSCSSLDHKNNEFLSLVYEYMKNGSLEKWIGNGMSLMDRLNVVIDVACGLSYLHHESVVAPVVHCDLKPSNVLLDEDLTAKIGDFGLARMLIDKDQSFSSAHVLKGSMGYIPPEYGMGAKPSTKGDVYSYGIMLMEIFTGKSPTNEMFIGGLSLKTWVESAFPDNLGQVLDPDMHQEPDEFCSDSHSMSFKVQLDCLTTLIGVALSCTNDSPEGRIAITEALRKLKCVRDMFHKNHPSINVEC, from the exons ATGAAATCTAAAACAATCACCCAGCCCCCAGATGCTTTAGCTACATGGGATCCAAACACATCCCCATGCAACTGGACCCGGGTTTCATGTGGTGATCATGGCCAAAGGGTTGTAGATGTTGACCTCTCTGGCCTTGGGATATCCGGTCCAGTTAATCCCCATATCGGGAACTTGTCTTTTCTAAGAACACTTCAACTCCAAGAAAACCAGTTTCAGGGTATAATTCCTGAAACAATCACCAATCTTTTACGCCTACGAATCCTTAACATAAGTTTTAATAGCATCCAAGGCGCCATTCCAGCAAACATAAGCCGTtgcatgaagctaaggattgttgATTTCATGCAAAACAAACTATCAGGTTCTATTCCTGAAGATCTCACTCTACTTGTGAATCTTCAAATTCTGAACTTGGCAGGAAACCATCTTTCTGGTTCAATTCCACCTTCCATTGGTAACCTTTTGTA CTCGCAAGGTGAAGGTCTTGGTTTTTTAAACTCATTGGCAAACAGTACAAAGCTTGATTTCCTAGCCATTGATGGTAATGGTTTTGACGGTGCCATCCCAGAGTTCATAGGCAATCTTTCTAAAAAACTTAGAATGTTGTACATGGGTTCAAACCAGATATTTGGCATCATCCCACCCTCCATTATGCAACTGCAAGGTTTAGCCTTACTAAATTTAAGCTTCAACACCATTTCCGGTGAAATTCCTTCCGAAGTAGGCCAGTTGGAAGGCTTACAAGAGCTTGTTCTAGGCAAAAACAGATTGACTTCTAATATCCCAAATTCATTGGGTAATCTTCGGAAGTTAGGAAAAATTGATTTATCAAGCAATGAATTGGAAGGAAGCATACCAACTAGTTTTAAGGCTTTCGAAGGGCTAACTTACATGGATTTGTCCATGAATAAGCTAAATGGGAGTATACGCAGGGAAGTTCTTGATCTCCCAAGTTTGACCACCATCCTCAATCTTTCGAGCAACTCATTAACCGGCTCTTTGCCTGAAGATATAGGGAATCTAGAAAGAGTGGTGACAATTGATCTCTCTAACAATCGTTTGTCAGGCAATATTCCAAACTCGATTCAGAATTGTAAGAGCTTAGAGCAGCTGATCATCTCTGAAAACTCTTTCTCAGGAAATATTCCAAATGGTTTGGGTGAAATAAATGGTTTGACAACTCTAGACCTTTCCTCCAATGAACACTCTGGTTCAATCCCTCTTAATCTTCAAAACTTAAAAGCCCTCCAATTCCTGAACCTTTCTTTCAACAACTTGGAAGGAAATGTTCCAAGCAATGGGATTTTCTCAAATCTCACAAGAGTCCATGTTGAAGGAAACCCAAAGCTATGTTATGATTCCAAATGTAGAAGAAGTGATACCAACAAACTGGTCATGATTTTAGGTGCAGCAACCGCCTCGGTATTGTTAGTACTTATATCAATCGCTTTGTTCTTTTACTTCCGGAGAACTGCTGCTAAGGCCACAAACACTTCTTCTGATTCCTACAAGGGCAAACATTACATGGTGACATATGACCAGCTCCGAACTGCTACTAGGAACTTCCACGAGGACAGCCTGATAGGACGTGGGAGTTTTGGCTCTGTCTACAAAGGCTGCCTCGACCTTGAAGGACGGCCACAAGAAATAGCTGTGAAAACGCTCGACGTTGAAACCACCGGCTCTATACCTAGTTTTTTGGCTGAATGTGCTGCACTTCGCCTTCTCAGGCATAGGAATCTTGTCAAGTTGATAACGTCCTGCTCTAGTTTGGATCACAAGAACAACGAATTTCTTTCACTGGTGTATGAATATATGAAGAATGGGAGTTTAGAGAAGTGGATCGGGAATGGAATGAGCTTGATGGACAGGTTAAACGTAGTGATTGATGTAGCGTGCGGGTTGAGTTACCTTCACCATGAATCTGTGGTAGCTCCGGTGGTGCACTGTGATTTAAAGCCAAGTAATGTTTTGTTGGATGAAGATCTGACTGCAAAAATTGGAGATTTTGGGCTTGCCAGAATGTTGATTGACAAAGATCAATCTTTTAGCTCTGCACATGTTCTTAAAGGTTCCATGGGTTACATACCTCCAG AGTACGGTATGGGAGCAAAACCATCAACCAAAGGAGATGTATACAGTTATGGCATTATGCTAATGGAGATTTTCACCGGGAAGAGTCCAACAAACGAGATGTTCATTGGTGGCCTATCCCTAAAGACGTGGGTGGAGTCTGCTTTCCCTGATAACTTGGGTCAAGTGTTGGATCCTGATATGCATCAGGAACCAGATGAATTCTGCTCGGATAGTCACTCTATGAGCTTTAAGGTACAACTTGATTGTCTCACAACTCTCATAGGAGTTGCACTTTCATGCACCAATGATTCTCCTGAAGGAAGAATCGCCATAACTGAGGCTCTCCGTAAACTCAAGTGTGTTCGGGATATGTTTCACAAGAACCATCCATCAATCAACGTCGAGTGCTGA